From Paraburkholderia sabiae, a single genomic window includes:
- a CDS encoding MerR family transcriptional regulator, whose protein sequence is MPRTPKPAPTPATPPAAQPNEYTVDELARVAESTVRNIRAYQDRDLLAPPEKRGRVGVYDDTHVSRLKLINHLLARGYTLANIQDLIKAIDEGHDLRSILGLENAIGSRWSHERPRKYSLVELAKMFGVKGTPASLTKTVSKAIELGLLERDGLSFVARSPATLNAGATMAQAGIPLADLLDAVHASRAHFNAIAKSLVDLVVRQLDHYEADALPPPADVPALVDAIWRVRPLGMVLVESEMNRALEEASGDYLGNRVAAIMSKKLERKQARSETPVPARISKKKK, encoded by the coding sequence ATGCCCAGAACGCCCAAACCCGCGCCGACGCCTGCGACGCCGCCCGCCGCGCAGCCCAACGAATACACCGTCGACGAACTCGCGCGCGTCGCCGAATCGACCGTGCGCAACATTCGCGCGTATCAGGACCGTGACCTGCTCGCGCCGCCGGAAAAGCGCGGCCGCGTGGGCGTGTATGACGACACGCACGTGTCGCGGCTCAAGCTGATCAATCACCTGCTCGCGCGCGGCTATACGCTCGCGAACATCCAGGACCTTATCAAGGCCATCGACGAAGGCCACGATCTGCGCTCGATTCTCGGTCTGGAGAACGCGATCGGCAGCCGCTGGTCGCACGAGCGCCCCCGCAAATACTCGCTCGTCGAGCTAGCGAAAATGTTCGGCGTCAAGGGCACGCCTGCATCGTTGACGAAGACGGTATCGAAAGCGATCGAACTCGGTCTGCTCGAACGCGACGGACTATCGTTCGTTGCACGCAGCCCGGCGACGTTGAACGCCGGCGCAACGATGGCGCAAGCGGGCATTCCGCTCGCCGATCTGCTCGACGCCGTGCACGCGTCGCGCGCTCACTTCAACGCGATCGCGAAGTCGCTGGTCGATCTCGTCGTGCGGCAACTGGACCATTACGAAGCCGACGCACTGCCGCCGCCCGCCGATGTCCCCGCGCTCGTCGATGCAATCTGGCGCGTGCGGCCGCTCGGCATGGTGCTGGTCGAGAGCGAAATGAACCGTGCGCTCGAAGAAGCATCGGGCGATTATCTCGGCAACCGCGTTGCGGCGATCATGAGCAAAAAGCTCGAACGGAAGCAGGCGCGCAGCGAAACACCCGTTCCAGCGCGTATCAGCAAAAAGAAAAAATAA
- a CDS encoding GNAT family N-acetyltransferase has product MSETSPVAAPVIRDATDADFHAIQSIYAHHVLTGVASFEETPPSVEDLQQRRAAVLSHGLPYIVAVVDGKVAGYAYATLYRPRVAYRYTIEDSIYMDEAFRGRGVGRALLAALIERCEQGPWRQMIAVIADGGRGGSLSLHTNAGFELVGTLKAVGFKHGRWLDSTVMQRALGDGSEALPGD; this is encoded by the coding sequence ATGAGCGAGACCTCCCCCGTCGCCGCGCCCGTCATCCGCGACGCCACCGACGCAGACTTTCACGCTATCCAGTCCATCTACGCGCATCACGTGCTGACGGGCGTCGCGTCGTTCGAAGAGACGCCGCCATCCGTCGAGGACTTGCAGCAGCGCCGCGCCGCCGTGCTCTCGCATGGCTTGCCGTACATCGTGGCCGTCGTCGACGGCAAGGTGGCGGGCTATGCGTATGCGACGCTTTATCGGCCGCGCGTCGCGTATCGCTACACGATCGAAGACTCGATCTATATGGACGAAGCTTTCCGTGGCCGCGGCGTCGGTCGCGCGCTGCTCGCGGCGCTGATCGAGCGTTGCGAACAGGGGCCGTGGCGCCAGATGATCGCGGTGATCGCAGACGGCGGACGCGGCGGCTCGTTGTCGCTGCACACGAACGCCGGCTTCGAACTGGTCGGCACGTTGAAAGCGGTCGGCTTCAAGCACGGCCGCTGGCTCGATTCGACGGTCATGCAACGCGCGCTCGGGGACGGCAGCGAAGCATTGCCCGGGGACTAA
- a CDS encoding aromatic acid exporter family protein, with protein MSTVSFVHKPLTPFRRALARFSLSENAKYVKLTLGLWIGFSIPYNLGYPEAAVALASSTMLTLALGSSISAARGYFYRRVMSNVVAMPIATLVIWVTAPHLWLGTLLLPLVIFTIVRLRPSLFQMTSITIPMTLVLYTGEHLPLLEQRLIGVVLGMLLGFILQQVAFPPDHGFWANRLVNDGNEQASEALAQLASGQPDRAELKAMTDRLRKSSTDLKEAHGLLKLDLQQAWLSPHLQRNRVRLPLFWCYHELFDSLVNFLETVDTFHEQFAALDPQWREAFLAGLAKLVDAHGKLALVADLRVERAPLEVKPLQLDALREIVDTLPAPGVFTSVYLGHLAGYGILLCRLSDMHTEHLAAGAADGGVKQI; from the coding sequence ATGTCGACCGTTTCGTTCGTTCACAAGCCGCTGACGCCGTTTCGCCGCGCGCTCGCGCGCTTCTCGCTTTCGGAAAACGCCAAGTACGTCAAGCTCACGCTCGGGCTGTGGATCGGCTTTTCGATTCCCTACAACCTCGGTTATCCCGAAGCGGCCGTTGCGCTCGCGAGTTCGACGATGCTGACGCTCGCGCTCGGCAGTTCGATTTCGGCCGCGCGCGGCTATTTCTATCGACGCGTGATGTCGAACGTCGTCGCGATGCCGATCGCGACGCTGGTGATCTGGGTCACCGCGCCGCATCTGTGGCTCGGCACGCTGCTGCTGCCGCTCGTGATCTTCACGATCGTGCGTCTGAGGCCGTCGCTGTTCCAGATGACGAGCATCACGATCCCGATGACGCTCGTGCTCTATACGGGCGAGCATCTTCCGCTGCTGGAGCAACGTCTGATCGGCGTGGTGCTGGGCATGCTGCTCGGCTTCATTCTTCAGCAGGTCGCGTTTCCGCCCGATCACGGTTTCTGGGCGAACCGGCTCGTGAACGACGGCAACGAACAGGCGTCGGAAGCGCTCGCGCAACTCGCGTCGGGTCAACCCGATCGCGCGGAACTGAAGGCGATGACCGACCGGCTGAGAAAGTCGAGCACCGATCTCAAGGAAGCACACGGCCTGCTCAAGCTCGATCTGCAGCAGGCGTGGCTGTCGCCGCATCTGCAGCGCAATCGCGTGCGTTTGCCGCTTTTCTGGTGCTATCACGAACTGTTCGACTCGCTCGTCAATTTTCTGGAGACAGTCGATACCTTTCACGAGCAGTTCGCCGCGCTCGATCCTCAATGGCGCGAAGCGTTTCTTGCGGGGCTCGCGAAGCTGGTGGATGCGCACGGGAAGCTTGCGCTCGTGGCCGATCTGCGTGTCGAGCGCGCGCCGCTGGAAGTGAAGCCGTTGCAACTGGATGCGTTGCGCGAGATCGTCGATACGCTGCCCGCGCCCGGCGTGTTCACGAGCGTCTATCTCGGTCATCTGGCGGGCTACGGGATTCTGCTTTGCCGTCTGAGCGACATGCACACCGAGCATCTGGCAGCGGGGGCAGCCGACGGCGGCGTGAAGCAAATCTGA
- a CDS encoding thioesterase family protein: protein MNLLFRLFLTLMLSPRRGQLHVLDTCVTPFRVLPNDLDVLRHMTNGRYFTILDLARIDLMVRSRMWPLIKKRGWYPVVTLETMRFHRSLELWDRYDVATRVIGWDDRHVFIEQGFVRDGVQVALGVVRARFLKRSGGTVPTHELLALANVTHASPEMPEWVEQWSAAEGGMTPPAAPREMSARH from the coding sequence ATGAACCTGTTGTTTCGTCTGTTCCTCACACTCATGCTGAGTCCGCGTCGCGGGCAACTGCATGTGCTCGACACCTGCGTCACGCCGTTTCGCGTGTTGCCGAACGATCTCGACGTGCTGCGTCACATGACGAACGGCCGCTATTTCACGATTCTCGACCTCGCGCGCATCGACCTGATGGTGCGCTCGCGCATGTGGCCGCTGATCAAGAAGCGCGGCTGGTATCCCGTCGTCACGCTGGAGACGATGCGCTTTCATCGTTCGCTCGAACTCTGGGATCGTTACGACGTGGCGACGCGTGTGATCGGTTGGGACGACAGGCATGTGTTCATCGAACAGGGCTTTGTCCGCGATGGCGTGCAGGTTGCGCTGGGTGTCGTGCGGGCGCGGTTTCTGAAGCGCAGCGGCGGCACCGTGCCGACGCATGAACTCCTCGCGCTGGCGAACGTAACGCACGCTTCGCCCGAGATGCCCGAGTGGGTCGAACAGTGGAGCGCGGCGGAAGGCGGGATGACGCCGCCCGCCGCGCCGCGCGAGATGTCCGCGCGGCATTGA
- a CDS encoding CerR family C-terminal domain-containing protein: MITRTPRHRPAAEGGYQRGEETRAKIIEAALGLFGERGFEGASTRDIAEHAGVNAPALVYYFDNKEGVYQACVDYIMTSVSAYFADAVNAAQQVLDGNPSDDELIDAFRVIQARVASYLFTTETPATWRLFMAREQAGLGPAFSAERLNERMRKPLLTVSSEIVGRLLGRPADDPETIIRLLAINGQLVSFHLTRCTALSALQWKSIDGERLQQLCALIDEQSVVLLRAMIDMRDANKQRRKKK; encoded by the coding sequence GTGATTACACGCACACCGAGACACCGCCCCGCAGCGGAAGGCGGCTATCAGCGCGGCGAAGAGACCCGCGCAAAGATCATCGAGGCCGCCCTCGGCCTGTTCGGCGAACGCGGCTTCGAAGGCGCGTCGACGCGCGACATCGCCGAGCATGCGGGCGTCAACGCACCCGCGCTCGTGTATTACTTCGACAACAAGGAAGGCGTCTACCAGGCGTGCGTCGACTACATCATGACGAGCGTCTCGGCGTATTTCGCTGATGCCGTCAACGCGGCGCAGCAGGTTCTCGACGGCAATCCGTCCGACGACGAACTGATCGACGCGTTTCGCGTGATCCAGGCGCGCGTCGCCAGCTATCTGTTCACGACGGAAACGCCCGCTACGTGGCGTCTGTTCATGGCGCGCGAACAGGCGGGCCTCGGTCCTGCGTTCAGCGCCGAGCGTCTGAACGAGCGCATGCGCAAGCCGCTGCTGACGGTGAGTTCGGAAATCGTCGGGCGGCTGCTCGGGCGCCCCGCCGACGATCCCGAAACCATCATCCGTCTGCTCGCGATCAACGGGCAGCTCGTGTCGTTCCATCTCACGCGCTGCACGGCGCTGTCCGCGCTGCAATGGAAGTCGATCGACGGCGAGCGCCTGCAGCAGTTGTGCGCGTTGATCGACGAACAGAGCGTCGTGCTGTTGCGCGCGATGATCGACATGCGCGATGCGAACAAACAGCGTCGCAAGAAGAAATGA
- a CDS encoding HlyD family secretion protein produces the protein MSATLPVEESGRAAGAQRSRKKGVFLVIGGVAVLGAIAWGAHWWTVGRFIESTDDAYLQADGMTVAPKVSGYVAEVLVGDNQRVTRGQPLVRLDSRQYDAVLEQANATIAARHADILRGEAEIAQQQAAIAQARAQLDGAIANEAHAADQVKRYEPLAATGAETNERVADLRNTQRQASATRAADAAALQSAERQIPTTHAAIEQARAQLAAAEASARQAQLDAQDTMVKSPIDGRVGDRSVRVGQYAQPGTRFMTIVPVQDVYLVANFKETQIGMMRKGQPVTLRVDALPGAKLHGTIDSFSPGTGSQFALLPAQNATGNFTKIVQRVPVRIKLDIGPETRKVLLPGLSVNVDVDTRDARNNEASIERENERENEAHVAHENNRG, from the coding sequence ATGTCAGCCACATTGCCCGTTGAGGAATCGGGGCGCGCCGCGGGTGCGCAACGGTCCAGAAAGAAGGGCGTTTTTCTCGTTATCGGCGGCGTCGCCGTGTTGGGCGCCATTGCGTGGGGCGCGCACTGGTGGACCGTGGGGCGCTTCATCGAAAGTACGGACGACGCTTACCTGCAAGCCGACGGCATGACGGTCGCGCCGAAGGTGTCGGGCTATGTGGCCGAAGTGCTCGTCGGCGACAACCAGCGCGTCACGCGCGGCCAGCCGCTCGTGCGGCTCGACAGCCGTCAGTACGACGCCGTGCTCGAACAGGCGAACGCAACGATCGCCGCGCGCCACGCCGACATCCTGCGCGGCGAAGCGGAAATCGCGCAGCAGCAGGCGGCCATTGCGCAGGCGCGTGCGCAACTCGACGGCGCGATCGCGAACGAAGCGCACGCCGCCGATCAGGTCAAGCGTTACGAGCCGCTCGCCGCGACGGGCGCGGAGACGAACGAGCGCGTCGCCGATCTGCGCAATACGCAGCGCCAGGCCAGCGCGACGCGCGCGGCCGACGCCGCCGCGCTGCAAAGCGCCGAACGCCAGATCCCGACGACGCACGCCGCGATCGAACAGGCGCGCGCGCAACTGGCCGCCGCCGAGGCCAGCGCGCGCCAGGCACAACTCGACGCGCAGGACACGATGGTCAAGAGCCCGATCGACGGACGCGTCGGCGACCGCAGTGTGCGCGTCGGTCAATACGCGCAGCCGGGCACGCGTTTCATGACGATCGTGCCCGTGCAGGACGTGTATCTCGTCGCGAACTTCAAGGAAACGCAGATCGGCATGATGCGCAAGGGCCAGCCCGTCACGCTGCGCGTCGACGCGTTGCCGGGGGCGAAACTGCACGGCACGATCGACAGCTTCTCGCCGGGCACGGGCTCGCAGTTCGCGCTGCTGCCCGCGCAGAACGCGACGGGCAATTTCACGAAGATCGTGCAACGCGTGCCTGTGCGTATCAAGCTCGATATCGGGCCGGAAACGCGCAAGGTGCTGTTGCCGGGGCTGTCGGTGAACGTCGACGTCGATACGCGCGATGCGCGCAATAACGAAGCGAGTATCGAACGCGAAAACGAACGCGAAAACGAAGCGCACGTCGCGCACGAGAACAACCGTGGCTGA
- a CDS encoding MDR family MFS transporter — MAEHAAVQSQSQTHPQAAAKPANASAADWTAVAAGALGALMATLDISITNSALPQIQGQIGATGTEGTWISTGYLMSEIVMIPLAAWLTRVFGLRNFLLGNATLFTLFSIMCGMSHSLPQMIVGRIGQGFAGGAMIPTAQTIVATRLPRHQMPIGMTMFGLIVLLGPLLGPVVGGWLAENIDWSWCFFLNLPVGVALVVLLVAGLDTARTNWQQFVRADWLGIVGMAAGLSSLTVVLEEGQRERWFESPMIVWLSVVAAVGIALLIAAQFVSKHPIVRLKLLTNARYSSVIFIVFTVGAGLYCVSYLLPQFLSSVAGYNAQQSGAVMLMSGLPAFLMMPVLPRLMGRVDTRLLVMGGLACFAGSCLLDISLTAQSAGDDFTWSQLLRGVGQVLAMMPLNQASMAAVPREQAGDAAGLYNMARNLGGSVGLALLGTFIDRRNTFHDDMIRESVTANSLVGQEHIAQSAAGFFAEHGDMAYAKMQALGQLAGQMQLQASVITFSETFYVLAVALLLCIPLAFLLKKPAPGTPSAGH, encoded by the coding sequence GTGGCTGAGCACGCCGCCGTGCAATCGCAATCGCAGACGCACCCTCAAGCTGCGGCGAAGCCTGCCAACGCGAGCGCCGCCGACTGGACAGCCGTCGCCGCGGGCGCGCTCGGCGCGCTGATGGCGACGCTCGATATCTCGATCACGAACTCCGCGCTGCCGCAGATTCAAGGGCAGATCGGCGCGACGGGCACGGAAGGCACGTGGATTTCGACGGGCTATCTGATGTCCGAGATCGTGATGATTCCGCTCGCCGCGTGGCTCACGCGCGTGTTCGGGCTGCGCAATTTTCTGCTCGGCAACGCGACGCTCTTCACGCTGTTCTCGATCATGTGCGGGATGTCGCATAGCCTGCCGCAGATGATCGTCGGGCGGATCGGCCAGGGCTTCGCGGGCGGCGCGATGATTCCGACGGCGCAGACCATCGTTGCGACGCGGCTGCCGCGTCATCAAATGCCGATCGGCATGACGATGTTCGGCCTGATCGTGCTGCTCGGGCCATTGCTGGGGCCGGTGGTCGGCGGCTGGCTCGCGGAGAACATCGACTGGAGCTGGTGCTTCTTTTTGAATCTGCCCGTGGGCGTCGCGCTCGTCGTGCTGCTCGTCGCAGGGCTGGACACGGCACGCACCAACTGGCAGCAGTTCGTGCGCGCGGACTGGCTCGGTATCGTCGGTATGGCAGCGGGTCTGAGTTCGCTGACGGTGGTGCTCGAAGAAGGGCAGCGCGAGCGCTGGTTCGAATCGCCGATGATCGTATGGCTGAGTGTGGTCGCCGCCGTCGGTATCGCGCTGCTGATCGCCGCGCAATTCGTGTCGAAGCATCCCATCGTGCGGCTGAAGCTGCTGACCAACGCGCGTTATTCGAGCGTGATCTTCATCGTCTTCACGGTCGGTGCGGGCTTGTATTGCGTGTCGTATCTGTTGCCGCAATTCTTGAGCAGCGTAGCGGGCTACAACGCGCAGCAATCGGGCGCGGTGATGCTGATGTCGGGCTTGCCCGCGTTTCTGATGATGCCCGTGTTGCCGCGTCTGATGGGACGTGTCGATACGCGTCTGCTCGTGATGGGCGGACTCGCGTGTTTCGCAGGCAGCTGTCTGCTCGACATTTCGTTGACGGCACAAAGCGCGGGCGACGACTTCACGTGGTCGCAACTGCTGCGCGGCGTCGGCCAGGTGCTCGCGATGATGCCGCTGAACCAGGCGTCGATGGCAGCCGTGCCGCGCGAACAGGCGGGCGATGCAGCGGGCCTCTACAACATGGCGCGCAATCTGGGCGGCTCGGTGGGACTCGCGCTGCTCGGCACGTTCATCGACCGGCGCAATACGTTTCATGACGACATGATCCGCGAATCGGTGACGGCGAATTCGCTCGTCGGTCAGGAGCATATTGCGCAGAGCGCAGCGGGCTTTTTTGCCGAGCACGGCGACATGGCCTACGCGAAGATGCAGGCGCTCGGCCAGCTTGCCGGGCAGATGCAGCTGCAGGCGAGCGTGATCACGTTCTCCGAGACCTTCTACGTGCTCGCGGTCGCGCTGCTGCTGTGCATTCCTCTCGCTTTTCTTCTCAAGAAGCCGGCACCGGGTACGCCGTCGGCCGGACATTGA